In Archocentrus centrarchus isolate MPI-CPG fArcCen1 chromosome 21, fArcCen1, whole genome shotgun sequence, the following are encoded in one genomic region:
- the dbr1 gene encoding lariat debranching enzyme produces the protein MKIAVEGCCHGELDKIYETIEYLEQKEGVKVDLLVCCGDFQAVRNEGDMKCMAVPAKYRTMQTFYKYYSGEKKAPVLTIFIGGNHEASNHLQELPYGGWVAPNIYYLGYAGVVRYRGIRIGGLSGIFKSRDYRKGHHEFPPYNPETLRSVYHIRNIEVFKLKQIQMPIDIFMSHDWPRGIYYYGSTEELLRKKKFLRQEVESNTLGSPAAEELLAHLQPSYWFSAHLHVKFAAIMQHPPKGNAAPRVTKFLSLDKCLPYREFLQIVDIPERPGSSEGLEYDPEWLAILKATNTLQRTTPHPWNPPENNGLHERWDFRASEAAMMQVVEDLSGDLAVPDNFSATAPSYDPNKPHPQATPSYNTNPQTTELCAKLGLTDLYAQAEQRRDDVGRAQGSTGGEEEEDDEDGDSVGSADEPSEYPTDTSGLSSSFNPDEITIEDEWEEVEGEEEEEEELKAEVTGEELSNAKAGEIHTPSRLVLPEPKCGVSPTPLPDLANLPPPSHSTPAAAHTQSRVESAVLGSGDDEDVPAARILKRTSNESGNAGSRGPTPRIKRRNQVIYAAVEDDECEG, from the exons ATGAAAATTGCAGTAGAAGGCTGCTGCCATGGGGAGCTGGACAAGATCTATGAGACAATTGAGTACCTGGAGCAGAAGGAGGGGGTGAAGGTGGACCTGCTGGTTTGTTGTGGAGACTTCCAGGCAGTGCGAAATGAAGGCGACATGAAGTGCATGGCAGTGCCAGCCAAGTACAGAACGATGCAGACCTTTTACAA ATACTACTCTGGAGAGAAGAAGGCTCCAGTCTTGACCATCTTCATTGGAGGAAACCACGAGGCTTCCAACCACCTGCAAGAGCTGCCGTATGGAGGCTGGGTGGCACCAAACATTTATTATCTAG GTTATGCAGGTGTTGTCCGCTACAGAGGGATCAGGATTGGTGGCTTATCTGGTATCTTCAAATCACGTGACTACAGgaagg GCCATCACGAATTCCCTCCATACAATCCTGAAACACTTCGAAGTGTGTACCACATCAGAAACATCGaggtttttaaattaaagcag ATCCAGATGCCCATAGACATTTTCATGAGCCATGACTGGCCTCGCGGGATCTACTACTACGGCAGTACAGAGGAGTTGTTACGAAAAAAGAAGTTCCTTCGTCAGGAGGTGGAGTCGAACACTCTGGGAAGTCCTGCTGCCGAGGAGCTCCTAGCTCACCTCCAGCCCAGCTACTGGTTCTCTGCACATCTTCATGTGAAATTTGCTGCCATTATGCAGCATCCG CCTAAAGGTAACGCTGCGCCACGTGTAACCAAATTCCTTTCTCTGGATAAATGTTTGCCCTACAGGGAATTCTTACAG ATTGTGGATATTCCAGAGAGACCAGGTTCATCTGAGGGTCTGGAATATGATCCAGAGTGGCTTGCTATTCTCAAGGCTACCAACACTCTACAGAGGACCACTCCTCACCCCTGGAACCCCCCAGAGAATAATGGCTTGCATGAACg GTGGGATTTCAGAGCTTCAGAAGCTGCTATGATGCAGGTGGTGGAGGATCTCAGCGGTGATCTTGCCGTTCCAGACAACTTCAGTGCAACGGCGCCATCCTATGATCCCAACAAGCCCCATCCCCAGGCCACCCCGAGCTACAACACCAACCCTCAGACCACCGAGCTTTGCGCCAAGTTGGGCCTCACAGATCTCTACGCCCAGGCTGAGCAGAGAAGAGATGATGTGGGGAGAGCTCAGGGCAGTACTGGAggcgaggaggaggaagatgatgaagatggagatAGTGTAGGGAGTGCAGATGAGCCCAGCGAGTATCCAACCGATACTTCAGGATTGTCAAGTTCATTTAATCCAGATGAGATCACGATAGAAGATGAGTGGGAGGAagtggagggagaggaggaggaggaggaggagttaaAAGCAGAGGTGACGGGAGAAGAGCTCTCTAATGCAAAAGCAGGTGAAATCCACACGCCCAGCCGTTTGGTTCTACCTGAGCCCAAATGTGGCGTCTCACCCACTCCTCTGCCCGACCTCGCAAACCTGCCTCCTCCTTCCCACTCTACCCCAGCTGCAGCTCACACTCAGTCTAGAGTAGAAAGCGCGGTGCTGGGTAGCGGCGATGACGAGGACGTCCCAGCTGCACGCATCCTGAAACGAACCAGCAACGAGAGTGGGAATGCTGGCAGCAGAGGCCCAACTCCAAGAATCAAACGCAGGAACCAGGTGATCTATGCAGCAGTGGAGGATGACGAGTGTGAGGGATAG